The genomic segment ATGGTGCTCGGTCTGCCGATGGATGTGGCGCCCACGGCCGAGCTGAAGGCGGTGCAGCGGAAGTTCTTCATTCTGCTTTACCGGCTGCTGACCGGCCGCGAGACCGGTCCGCGTCTGCCCACGCTGCTGCTGGCCATCGGCGTCGACCGGGTTCGCCGCCTGGTGACACCGGCGGCCTGAGCGGGGGCAGAACCCGGCCGGGGGAACGGCGGGAAACCGCCCCAAAACCGCCACACTTGGTCGTTACGGTGCCGGTGTGACTACCAAAAGAGATCGTAAAGACACGAGCAGTGACTATGCGGTCGGTGGCCACCGGCGTCGTGCCGGTTGGTCCGTTGCGGTGGCCCTGGTCGGGCTGCTCGCACTAGCCGCCGCCCCAGCACACGCCAACCCGCAAGCTCCGGGCCCGGCCGGCGCGACGACCGCCAACCGGACAGTGGTGCCCGGCTCGGCCGGCCTCATCGCCGTGCGTCCCGACGGCAAGGTGTTCGCCACGGTGAGCAAGGCGACCGTCCGGCAGTGGAACACCGCGACCGGGCGCCGCGGCGGTCCGACGCTCGCCGCCAAGACCGGGCCCATCTACTCCATCGCGTTCAGCTCGGACGGCAAGCTGCTGGCGGTGGCCGGCCACAGCCAGGTGTCGCTGTGGGATCCCACCATCGGGCAGCGCAACGGACCGGCCCTGACCGGTCACGTCGGGCCGGTGCGGTCGATCTCGTTCAGCTCGACCGGCCGGCTGATGGCCACCGCCGGTGACGACGGCACGGTCAAGCTGTGGAACCCGACCACCGGTGAGCTGGTGCGCACGATCGCCGCCCATTCCGGTCCCGTACGGCTGGTCACGTTCAGTGCGGACGGCGAACGCCTCGCGACCGCCGGGGGCGGCGACGACAACACCGTACGGCTGTGGCAGGTCGCCACCGGCGAGCCGATCGCCGAGCCGCTGATCGTCAACCCCGGGCCGGTGTACGCGGTGAGCTTCAGCCCGGGCGGGCGGGTGCTGGCCGCGTCCGGCGGCGGCAACGTCGTACGGCTGTGGAACACGGCCACCGGCGCCCCCGCCGGCAAGCAGCTGACCGGCAACGCCGGGCCGGTGTACGCCCTCACGTTCGGCCGCGGCGGGCGGCTGCTGGCCACCTCGTCCGGGGGCGACAACACCGTGCGGCTGTGGAACATGGCGACCCGGCAGCCGGCCACCGAACCCCTGGCCGGGCACACCGGACCGGTGCGGGCCATGCGGTTCACCCCGAACGGCCGGGTGCTGGCCACCGGCGCGGACGACGGATCGGTCCGGCTGTGGAACACCACGACCGGCGCCGCCACCGCCGCGCCGCTGGCCGGGCACACCGGGGCGGTCTGGGCGCTGCGGATCACCCCCAACGGCAAACGTCTGATCACCGCCGGGGCGGACAACAAGGTCCGCCTGTGGCGGGTCGGTGCCCTGCCCCCGGCATAACCGGAGCGAGGAGCCCGCGCGCTGTTTCCGCACAGCGCGCGGGCGCGGCCCCGCCCGCGTTGATAGGTTGCGAGCGTGGGTCATGTCCGGGCGGCGCTCTATCTCGATTTCGACAACGTGTTCGGCGGGCTCTACCGGCTTGATCCCGAGGCCGCCGTACAGTTCGCCAGCGATCCGGGCGGCTGGCTGCGGCGCATGTCGGTGACGGCCACGTCGGAGGCGCCGCGGCGGTGGCTCGTGCTGCGCTGCTATCTCAACCCGGCGGGCTGGGTCCATCACACCGACCCGTCCGGCGAGCAGACCCGGCTGTTCTTCTCGAAGTTCCGCCCGTGGTTCGTGCGGGCCGGGTTCGACGTGATCGACTGCCCGCGGTACAGCGGCACCAAGAACGCGGCCGACATCCGGATCGTGGTGGACGCGGTCGACGCGCTGGCCGCCGACACCCGGTACGACGAGTTCGTCATCGCGTCCGGCGACTCCGACATGACGCCGCTGCTCCAGCGGCTGCGGCGTTCCGACCGGCGCACCATGATCGTGTCTCCGGCCGACGCGGCCGAGGCGTTCACCTCGATCGCCGACCACGTGCTGGACAGCCAGCAGCTGCTGGAGCTGGTGCAGGGCGAGCCGGTCGAGCTGGACGAGGACGAGCAGTTCCCCGTGGTCCCCGATCAGGGCGAGACGTACGAGTCCTTCCGTGAGGTCGTCTCGACCGAGTACGCCGCC from the Paractinoplanes abujensis genome contains:
- a CDS encoding WD40 repeat domain-containing protein; translation: MTTKRDRKDTSSDYAVGGHRRRAGWSVAVALVGLLALAAAPAHANPQAPGPAGATTANRTVVPGSAGLIAVRPDGKVFATVSKATVRQWNTATGRRGGPTLAAKTGPIYSIAFSSDGKLLAVAGHSQVSLWDPTIGQRNGPALTGHVGPVRSISFSSTGRLMATAGDDGTVKLWNPTTGELVRTIAAHSGPVRLVTFSADGERLATAGGGDDNTVRLWQVATGEPIAEPLIVNPGPVYAVSFSPGGRVLAASGGGNVVRLWNTATGAPAGKQLTGNAGPVYALTFGRGGRLLATSSGGDNTVRLWNMATRQPATEPLAGHTGPVRAMRFTPNGRVLATGADDGSVRLWNTTTGAATAAPLAGHTGAVWALRITPNGKRLITAGADNKVRLWRVGALPPA
- a CDS encoding NYN domain-containing protein — its product is MGHVRAALYLDFDNVFGGLYRLDPEAAVQFASDPGGWLRRMSVTATSEAPRRWLVLRCYLNPAGWVHHTDPSGEQTRLFFSKFRPWFVRAGFDVIDCPRYSGTKNAADIRIVVDAVDALAADTRYDEFVIASGDSDMTPLLQRLRRSDRRTMIVSPADAAEAFTSIADHVLDSQQLLELVQGEPVELDEDEQFPVVPDQGETYESFREVVSTEYAAATEPLNMASLAARLRSQLGQSITDSNWFGFGSFARAVAGLKLPDLRMSQLFLWDETRHEAPEPGATTTPSPAQPEPVERLAAQLDLPRLPQTWWPAIYETLAAYVESHRFNLTQCTSWSRDRLRDQGVPVSRGAVAFVVRGAAFGGCPLFRLPAPTAAEIGAAFVGNVLSRAESVDMTFTDEETATVREWLLDK